A region of the Deltaproteobacteria bacterium HGW-Deltaproteobacteria-2 genome:
TATTGCCTTGACACACAGGAATACCTTCACCTATACTTAAAAAAGTTTTTTAAATCTGTTGTATATTTTAATCTTTTCATAAAGTGTTGTATTTATCTTATGGGCATTGCTGAAGACATTGTAATTATCGTTATGGCCGCGTTAGTAGGTGGTTTGATTGCCCGGACGCTGAAACAGCCTTTGATTCTTGGTTACATCCTGGCCGGAATTGTCGTGGGACCTTATACCGGAGGCATCACGATTTCGGATATTAATAATATCGAAAAGCTGGCGGAAATCGGTATAGCTCTTTTGCTTTTCGCGCTGGGTCTTGAGTTTTCATTCAGAGAACTAAAACCAGTCAAAACGATCGCATTATTCGGCACACCTCTGCAAATAATTCTGACAATGCTTTACGGGTTTGGCATCGGTCAACTGTTTGGCTGGACATGGACGCCTTCCGTATGGTTCGGAGCCTTGATTTCTCTATCCAGTACAATGATTATTTTGAAAACTCTGGAGAATCAAGGTTTGATGGGCACGCTTTCCAGCCGCGTGATGATCGGTGTATTGATTATCCAGGATCTGGCCATTGTGCCGATGCTGATTATTCTGCCGCAGTTGAACAATATTCAATCCGGATTTTCTATTTTGCTAATTGCCGCCGTTAAAGCCGCTATATTTCTTCTGGCAATATTTTTTATCGGCACAAAAGTCATTCCACGCCTGATGAGATATATCGCGAATTGGAATTCGCGCGAACTTTTTCTGATTGCCACGGCTGCTATAGGTTTGGGTATCGGATATGGCACTTACATTTTCGGCCTTTCTTTCGCCTTTGGTGCATTCGTGGCCGGCATTATTCTTAGCGAATCAGATTATGGTTATCAGGCGCTAAGCGACATTATCCCATTGCGTGATGTTTTCAGTTTGTTGTTTTTCACATCCATCGGCATGCTGCTGGATATTGGATTTCTTTTTGCCCACTGGCAAATGATAGCACTTCTGGTGGTTCTTGTTATGCTGGGCAAAGCACTGATTTTTGTCGTGTTAAGCCGGGCGTTTGGTTATCGCAATGTCATTCCTCTGGCAATGGGATTAGGACTGTCGCAGGTTGGAGAATTTTCTTTTATTCTTGGCAGGGTCGGTGTCGGAACAAAATCGATTTCCGCCGAATTCTATTCTTTAGTGTTGGCAATGACAATTGTTACTATGCTGTTGACACCTTTTATATCGGGTCTGACAGCGCCGCTTTATGCTTTTGCCAGACGTTTTATAAAACCGCTTAAGCTTATGCCTTTACATTTTCCGAAAAGCGGTCTGAAAGATCATATCGTTATCGCAGGCGGAGGAAGGGTCGGCATGCACGTTGCCAATGTTCTGCACCACTCCGGTATACCTTTTGTCATTCTGGAACAGAATTCCCGGCGTAGTCAGGAAGTAAAAGCATGCAGATACCCGATTATTTTCGGAGACGCCACCAAGAGAACAATTCTGGAAGCCGCAGCCCTGCGCAAAGCGAAACTTTTGTTGATTACGACTCCTGTGGCGGTTGTTTCGCTGGGAATTGTCGCGCAAGCTCAAAAACTAAATCCTGATATCCATATTATCGCCCGTGCGGAAGGCGTGGAACAAATGAAAGCCCTTTATCAAAAAGGTGTGACGTATGTTGTTCAGCCGGAATTTGAAGCCAGTCTGGAAATCATCAATCAAACATTTCTTAATCTTGGTATCCCCACCGAGCAATTGAAAACATTTACGGAGGAAGCGCGCCGGGAGCTCAACAACCCTTTATGCATTTAAGTCTTTCGAAGTGAAAATTTATAATTTTTTCAGTAAGAGAAAACGAGACAATGTTTATTCAGCCGTTTTTTTCACCGGTGTATTTTCCCTCGGTGCGAAGCCGGTCAATTTCCCGTTTCTGCAATTCCGTATAGGCGATTTTCCCGACTCTGGTCTTCGGTAGTTCGTCGATAAACTCGACTTCTCTCGGACAACTCCATTTAATCAGGTCTTTGCGGCAGTGATTGATGAGTTCTTTGGCCATGTCCGGCCCGGCTTTGACGGTGAATTCTTTTTTCAGCACAACGAACGCCTTGACGCGCTCGACCTGCTCCTCGTCGGGTATGCCGACAACACAACAATCAGCTACTGCTTCATGCTTGTAGAGATGACCTTCGACCTGGGCAGGATAAACGTTCATTCCCGAAGATTTGATCATGCGTTTTTCGCGCAGTTTGAAATAAAAAAACCCGGCCTCGTCCATGGAAACGATATCCCCGGTGTGCAGCCATACCATGCCGTCAGAATGTGATTTGAGCACTGCTGCCGTCTCCTCGGGCTGGTCGAGGTATCCCAGCATGACCGCCGGGCCGTGCAGGCAGAGCTCGCCTTCCTCTCCGGCCGGGACTTCTTCAGTCGTTCCTTTTTTCACAACTTTGCCCAGCATATTCGGGAAGGGAATGCCGATGCTGCCTTCGCGATATTCTCCTATGGGCATGGCCATGATTGCTGTTACCGCCTCAGTCAGGCCGTATCCCTCAAGGAGCTTGACGCCCTTTCCACCCTGCCGTTCCACGATGCTTTCGAAGCGTTCCTTGACCACCCTGGGCAGTGTGTCGGCGCCGCTGAAACAAGCATAGAGGCAAGAGAGATCACTCTTGTTGAACTTTTCGTTTTTAATTAGAGCATCATACAGTGTCGGGACACCGATAAGGACGTTGGGTTTCTTTTTTATCATTTTCGCGGCCAGGTTGGCATCGAACATCGGCACCATGATGCACTTTCCTCCGTTGGACAGGGCGGTGTTCACGCACACCCCGAGGCCAAACCCATGAAAGATGGGCAGCATGGCGAGAATGTCGGAGTATTCCGGGTTCATCCCCACCCAGTTCGCGCACATGAGGCCTTCGGACACGAAGTTATAATTGGACAGCATAATGCCCTTGGGCGTTCCTGTGGTGCCACCGCTGTAGAGAATGACGGCCATATCTTCCGCGTTGACATTCGCCCTGAGAGCCGGAGGATGTTCGGTTTCCAGTACCCATTTTTTCCAGTCCACTATCATGGGGTCATTTGTTGGAATTGGGGGGTTCTTTCTTCCGGCTTTCAGCCAGTAAAGTTTCGACAAGTGCCACGGCAGATAGTCCTGCATTTTGCAGATCAGAAGCTTTTCCACGCCGGCCCGCCTGGCAGCGGGGGCGAAGGTATTGAGCCACATGTCCATGGTCAGGGCGAAGCGGCTTTTGCTCACCCGGCAGTAAAATTCGATCTCGCTTTCCGTCGAAAGGGGGTGGATCATGCTGGCGACCGCACCCAGTTTGTTCACCGCGTAAAAGCAGACGACTCCAGGAGGTGATGTGGGCATGGATATGGTCACCCGATCTCCTTTCTTCAATCCCAGGGCGGCAAGCGCGTTGGCGCATTGATCGATCTGTTTTTTAAAATTGAGGTAGGTGACTTTTTTCCCCATGAAATCGTAAGCCACCCGGTCGTAACAATCGGAGACGGCCAGGGCAACGGATTCATACATGCTGATTTTTGGGAAATTCAATTCATGGGGCACATTGCCGTAATATTTAAGCCATGGTTTTTTTTCATACATGCCGGTCTGCCTCCCTTGTTCGAAAAGCTTATTATTATTACTATAATAACGTATAATATTCTATTATAAATTTGAAATAACGAGAAAATCATTTTTGTTGATTGAAGTATAGGAAGCGTCGTATAATACAGGAATAAGATATTGACTACACCTTAGACACAAGGAGGTCCTATGACAGAAGCAACCCAACAAGCTTTATGCGGACTGAGGGATCTTTCCATGATCAAATGGTACATAATTCCACTTATGGCTATCGTCTTTTATATTTACACCCGGGAAATAAAAGAGGCGAAACAAACTAAAAACTGGGATGCTGTTCTGGCCGGTCTGACAATTTTCGGCGTGGATTTCTTTAACGAAACATGGAACGGCTGGGTTATGTATCTCACCCAGCGTTCGGCTGTCTGGACAACGCCCGGCGACACAGCCCTACGCACACTGGTGGGCTGGAATATCGAAATCATGTTCATGTTTTTAATTATTGGAATTATTTACTATCACACCTTATCCGAGAGCAAAAAAGAGAAAATTTTAGGCCTGCCTGAGAAATGGTTCTGGGCCATAAGTTACAGCGCTTTTTGTGTTTTTGTCGAGTGCCTGCTCAACATCGGCGGACATCTTGTGTGGGAATACCCCTTCTGGTATTTATCCTTTAAAGGCGTCTGGCTCATTTTCGTTTTCGGCTATTTCCACTTCTTCTGCTTTACTATTTTAGTTATTAGCCTGAAATCAATGAAAGCCAAATTAACAACAGTTGGAATAATATACGCCGTACCGATAATTATGAATACTCTTGCGTTCGGATTCTGGGGCTGGAATTACTAAATGCTTAGGCTTGAGTAATCGTCAAATATTTTATTATATTTTTCGTGAATCATTTTGCGGTCGAATTCCCAGAATTCGGCAAGCATTTTGGCTTGTTCATCTTTGTCAAAATATTCCTGACAGGGATAGAAGAAGTGCTTGTCTTCCTTCTCGATGTGTTTGGGATAAAAATTGCCTAACTGCCGCGCGAAATCTATTATGCGTGGTAATTCGTCTTTGTCGCCTTCTAAATATTTTACTTTGGCCGCAACCAGCGCTGCCGTCGTCTTTCTTCCCCAAACATGCTCGTCCAGCAGTTCCTGCATGATTTTTTTCAATTCCGGCGTAAGATCTTTCTTGGCCAGATCTCTGAAGAGAATTTCCTCTTCCTTACCATGATGAGTGCGGTCGGCGTAAGTGCGCACGAAGTCAACGGCTATATCTATGATGAGAGGATTAACTTTCTTGCTTTTTTCAATATTGTCAATATGAAGCATCATCGAAGAGAGCATTTTTTCAATCAATCTATGTTCCCACATTAACGGTCCGATAGGTTTCATAAACAATCCTCCTTATTAAAATGTAGTATTAATTTATAGCATGAATTTGATTAGTCAATGTTATTTTTATATTGTCTGTCATGACACTACTTATAATTGTTGCAACTCGGTTGCATCTTTGATAATAGTTCGCCATGGTTATAAATTCAAATCATAAAAATGCCCTGCTTACTTTGCAAAACGCCGGCCTTTCTAAAACTTCACAGCGTATTGCTGTTTTGAATATTTTACTCAAAGCAACAAAACCGCTTAATGTAAGCACTATTCGCCAGTCGCTGGAAAACAAAGCCAACATTGATAAAGTAACAATTTATCGCATTTTATCTCTTTTCAGACAACGTGGTATCATCCGGGAAATTGCTTCCGCAGGCGGCGCTAATTATTTTGAAATGGTCAATTTAGAAAAACCATTGCATCCCCATTTCAGCTGTCGCAACTGTGGAGAATTTACCTGCCTGGAGCCATTATCTTTTACACGGGCATCGGAGCTGATTTTATATAAAGATGATTACAGCATTGATCATATCGAAATTAATATATCCGGCCTTTGCAGCGATTGCCGTACGTCAGCAAAAACAAAAATATCATTGTATAAATAGGAAATATTATCATGTCTCTAAGAAAAATATCTCTTATCTTTCTCCTTTTGTTATCTTTACTTCTGTCCTCCTGCCAACCGGCAAAGGAATCAGACAGGGGAGATAAAAAACTAAAGGTAATTGCCACAATTTTTCCCATCTACGATTTTGCATGCAATATCGGAGGAGATAAAATCAAAGTAACCATGCTTCTGCCACCGGGAACAGACGCGCACCATTACGAATTAAAGCCCGAAGATATAAAAAAGGTCAGCAAAGCTGATATTTTCCTTTTCACCAACTTTGAAATGGAACAGTGGGCATATAAAATCATCAACGCCGCCGAAAAAAATACCAATATGCTGGCCGTAGAGACCGGAGCCGGAGCTGTCTTGCTGCCGTTCAATGAAGAGGATGGAGTTCGTGGAGAGCATGGAAATCATATTTCCAAATTTGATCCGCATCTCTGGCTGGACCTGGATAACGCACAGAAAATGGTTGATAACATTGCCGCCACATTTATTAAAAAGGATTCTCGCAATAGTGATTATTACTTAAGAAATGCTCGTGATTACAAGCTTAAGCTAACCGCTCTGGACCAACGATATCGTACAGAATTAAACGGTTGCAAAACAAAAATAATTTTGCACGCCGGTCACTGGGCGTTCGCTTATCTGGCTAAAAGGTATAATATAAAATATGTTGCTGCTTATAACATATCGGCGGATGCCGAACCTTCGCCGCAAAAGACGATTGCTTTGATCGAACAAGTAAAGAGTCAGAAAGTTCCTTATATTTATTATGAAGACATGATTAGTCCCCGTCTGGCCCGAATGATTGCCGCAGAAACAGGAGCCGGTTTACTGAAACTCAATAACGGGCATGACCTAAGTAAAGAGGATATTAAAAACGGTGCATCTTTTATTTCATTGATGGAAACAAATCTGACTAGTTTAAAAAAAGGAATGCGATGTCCATGAACGTCATCAACGTTGATAATTTGACCTTCTGCTACAACGGCCTGGAAGCTATCAGTAATATTTCCTTTACCGTAAAAAAAGGCGATTATCTGGGCATTGCCGGGCCCAACGGATCCGGCAAAAGTACGCTGATTAAAAATATTCTGGGCATCCTGAAGCCGCAAAAGGGGAATATTAATATTTTTGGTCAACCTTTAATTTTTTTCCACCAGTGGGATAGAATCGGTTATCTGCCTCAGCGAATAAGCTCCTTGAATAATCACTTCCCCAGTACTGTAGAAGAAATAGTTCAATTGGGCATGAAAAAAAGAAATACAATAGCTTTAAAGCGTACTCTGGGAATGATGGGAATCGCGCATCTTGCCGACCGTCTGATCGGTGAACTCTCTTATGGCGAACAGCAGCGCACAATTTTAGCGCGAGCTTTAATCAGTCAACCGGATTTACTCATTTTCGATGAACCAACAACAGCTCTTGATCCGGAAACAAGAGAAATTTTTTATTCATTGACCAGCGAAATGAACCGAACCTATGATACTACTATTATTCTTGTTACTCACGACACAGGTATTATTGGAAAGTACGCCCGTAATCTTCTTTATCTTGACAAAAAAGTAATCTTTTACGGAACATTTGAAGATTTTTGTACTTCACCTGATATGGCCGGATTTTTTGGATCGACCAGTCAGCATATGATCTGTCATCAGCACGATAAAGCGGAGAGCAACGTTTGATGGGCTTAGGCGATATACTTAATTATGAATTTGTTCAACGCGCCATTTTGGCGGGTATGCTGATCGCTGCCATTTCCTCCATACTGGGAGTTTTTCTTGTCTTACGTCGTTTCTCTCTGATTGGCGATGGACTTGCTCATATTACCTTTGGCAGTGTTGCAATTGTAATCCTGATCGGAGTCAGTCCTGCCTATATTACCTTGGCGGCCCTGCCCCTGGTGATGCTTTCATCGCTAGCTATTCTCAAACTGACTCATTCCCAGCGCATCCACGGAGACGCGGCCATCGGCATCGTCTCTTCACTCGGAATCGCTACAGGTATTATTCTGGCCGGATTATCCGGCGGTTACAATCTTGATTTATTCAGTTATCTTTTCGGCAATATTCTAACCGTAACACAAACAGAACTCTGGCTTTCATTTATTGTTTTTTTAATTACAGTAGCCACGGTAGTTATTTTTTATAATGATTTTTTGGCAATTACTTTTGACGAAGAGCTGGCCCAGACAATGGGCATCAAAACAAAAAGAATCAATGTGCTTCTCTTTCTATTGACGGCAGTCGCAGCAGTTTTAGCTATGAAAGTAGCAGGCATTATGCTCGTTTCAGCTATGCTGATTTTACCGCCTCTAACTGCTTTGCAGCTATCCATGAGCTTCAAAAAAACCATTATAGCCGCTGCTTGTTTTTCTATTTTATCAGTAATTTGCGGTATTATTCTCGCTTTTTTGTTGAATTTACCGGCGGGAGGAACTATAGTTATTTTTAACATCTGTTTTCTCTTGCTTATTTCCGGAGCTAAAATAATCTGGCATTTGCCCCGTTAGAAGGCTTCTGGCCATTTAGCGGGACGACTCCAAATAGAAGCAAGGCTTCTCACAAATGCAAGCAATGAGATTTTCTAACGGGGTAAAAAATAAATGGCTCTTTCTACTAATCTTTTTTACCGCTCCAACTTAATTTTTTTGCTGGCTCTGATTTGCGGTATAGCCCTGCCCCAGGGATTCCCCATCGGTAAAACACTGATCTTTCCCGCACTGATTATAATTTTATCCATTACCCTGCTGAGATTTCCCCGCGGTTTCTTCCGCCACCCCGGCCCGCTTTTATCCGCTTCCATTCAAGGCAATATTATGAATTATCTTGTTTTGGGAAATTTTATAATTTTGACCAGTATTTTTTTGATCCAAAAACAGGAGTTTTGGATAGGCATGATATTAATCGCCGCCATGCCGCCTTCGTTAGACATAATTCTTTTGGGCAATTTATCGCGCATTGAAAAGAATTCCGTCTTTACCAGCCTGGCCGGGGCTTATTTAGGCGCTCTGCTGATCATACCGTTAATAGGCTTGGGATTCCTAAAATATATAATTCCGAACTATTGGAACATAATTGTTATAGTACTGGGATTGATTTTACTGCCACTCATCCTATCCAGACTTGTTATTGATAAAGGATGGGATAAAATAATTGAACCATCCAAAGAAACAATTATAGATTACTGTTACTTTGTAGTATTTTACACTATAACGGCAAGTGGCAGAAATCTTCTTATGCGATGGTCTTCCGATCTTTTTGTTATCGCTTTCATTGCTCTTGTCAGCACTTTTATCTTCTCCTTTGCGATCAGGAAAATTGGACTTTATTTCCATAGTAATGAAAATAAGATTATCTCTTTTCTTCTTATGGGCACATTGAAAGACTGCGGATTAGCCGGTGGCATTGCCCTTATTTTATTTAGCCGTGAAGTTGCTCTTCCATCATTGATTTTCGCTGTCTTTACCTTTATTCATATCAACTGGCTTAAATATAAAATGAGTCATATTGATAAAGTTGCAAATATTAATTAAAAAAGATGCAATCTAAGTTTGACAAACTTAAAAATCGACCTATTATAAAAAGAACAATCTGACATTATAAAAACACAGAAAGGAGAATAACTATGGCCATATCATTACCGGAACTCCCCTATGGGAAAGATGCATTAGCGCCTTTTATCAGTGCCAATACCCTGGATTTTCATTATGGTAAGCATCACAAAGCTTATGTGGATAATCTAAACAAATTAATCGCCGGCACTGATCTTGAACAAAAATCGTTGGAAGAAATTATTAAGATTGCCGCTAAAGATCAGGCAAAAGCCGGCATCTTCAACAATGCTGCCCAGACATGGAACCATTCCTTTTACTGGCAATGTCTGAAGAAAGCAGGAGGAGGAGTTGCTACCGGAGCAATCGCGGCAAAGATTAACGCTGTATGGGGAAGTTACGATAAATTTGTTGAAGAGCTGAAAAATGCCGGCGCGACTCAGTTCGGCAGCGGCTGGGCATGGCTGGTTCTGGAGGGAGATCAGTTAAAAATAACAAAGACAGCAAATGCCGATACACCTCTTGCCCACGGTCAAAAAGCACTCCTGACAATTGATGTATGGGAACACGCCTATTACCTGGATTATCAAAACCGGAGGCCTGATTATCTTGCCGCTGTGATTCAAAATTTGATTAACTGGGACTTTGTCAATGCCAATTTAAGATAATATAATTTAAAAGTAACAATCAATAAAAAAAGGGGGCTTAGATCAAGCCTCCTTTTTATTTATAAAAACAGGGGGGTTATTTCTTTTTATCAACGCGCACTTTAAGTTCTTTGCCTACTTTAAAGAAGGGTAATTTTTTAGGTTCAACCTGTATCTTAGTGCCGGTTTTAGGATTTCTTCCCGTGTACGATCCGTATTTTTTTACCACAAAGCTGCCAAAACCTCTGATCTCGATACGCCCATTTTTTTTCAATTCATCGGTGAAACCTTTAAAAATAAGATTAACAACGTCAATTGCCTTTTTTTCCGTCAAGTTTAACTTACTGCTTAAAGTTTCAATAAGACCGGATTTATTCATAGACCCTCCTTAATACTATTTACAACAATGAATCGCTAATATGACAATATATGTTTATTTTCTCTATGTTAGACGTTATTATTTATTTTTTAGCGAATGTCAAGAAATTTTTACCTATTTTCGTTTGATACATTATCCAGCAGTTGGTCTATTTCTTTTTTGGTCAAATGCCGCCAGTCGCCTTCTTTTAAATTGCCTAAATTAAGACCTCCGATGGCTTCCCGCACCAAAAGAGCTACACGATGGCCGGCAGTTTCAAATCCTCTCCTGATGATCCTATTTTTCCCCTCTCTCAGAGTAAGTCGCAACCAACAGCTTCGATCATTAATTTTTTCTACTTTTAAATTTTCCGGCTTAAAAACACCATCGGGTAACTTAATCCCTTTACCCAATAGTTTTAACTCCTCTCTGGACAAGTGTCCTTGAATTTTTACTCTATATACCTTTGGTTTCTGAAAACGGGGATGCTGCACTTTTTGAGCAAAATCACCGTCATTAGTCAAAAGTAAAAGTCCTTTCGAATCATAATCAAGCCTTCCTACCGGATAAACCCTTTCCTGCATATCACTTAGTAAATCCACAACTGTCGGTCGGTTCTGAGGATCATGAAGGG
Encoded here:
- a CDS encoding portal protein — its product is MGIAEDIVIIVMAALVGGLIARTLKQPLILGYILAGIVVGPYTGGITISDINNIEKLAEIGIALLLFALGLEFSFRELKPVKTIALFGTPLQIILTMLYGFGIGQLFGWTWTPSVWFGALISLSSTMIILKTLENQGLMGTLSSRVMIGVLIIQDLAIVPMLIILPQLNNIQSGFSILLIAAVKAAIFLLAIFFIGTKVIPRLMRYIANWNSRELFLIATAAIGLGIGYGTYIFGLSFAFGAFVAGIILSESDYGYQALSDIIPLRDVFSLLFFTSIGMLLDIGFLFAHWQMIALLVVLVMLGKALIFVVLSRAFGYRNVIPLAMGLGLSQVGEFSFILGRVGVGTKSISAEFYSLVLAMTIVTMLLTPFISGLTAPLYAFARRFIKPLKLMPLHFPKSGLKDHIVIAGGGRVGMHVANVLHHSGIPFVILEQNSRRSQEVKACRYPIIFGDATKRTILEAAALRKAKLLLITTPVAVVSLGIVAQAQKLNPDIHIIARAEGVEQMKALYQKGVTYVVQPEFEASLEIINQTFLNLGIPTEQLKTFTEEARRELNNPLCI
- a CDS encoding superoxide dismutase [Fe] (SodB; iron binding; present under aerobic and anaerobic conditions; destroys free radicals) — encoded protein: MAISLPELPYGKDALAPFISANTLDFHYGKHHKAYVDNLNKLIAGTDLEQKSLEEIIKIAAKDQAKAGIFNNAAQTWNHSFYWQCLKKAGGGVATGAIAAKINAVWGSYDKFVEELKNAGATQFGSGWAWLVLEGDQLKITKTANADTPLAHGQKALLTIDVWEHAYYLDYQNRRPDYLAAVIQNLINWDFVNANLR
- a CDS encoding pseudouridine synthase, giving the protein MKERIQKIIATAGIDSRRHAEKLITEGRVSVNNVVITKLGEKADAEKDIIRIDGKTISLGKTKYYIALNKPAGFVTTLHDPQNRPTVVDLLSDMQERVYPVGRLDYDSKGLLLLTNDGDFAQKVQHPRFQKPKVYRVKIQGHLSREELKLLGKGIKLPDGVFKPENLKVEKINDRSCWLRLTLREGKNRIIRRGFETAGHRVALLVREAIGGLNLGNLKEGDWRHLTKKEIDQLLDNVSNENR
- a CDS encoding zinc-binding protein is translated as MSLRKISLIFLLLLSLLLSSCQPAKESDRGDKKLKVIATIFPIYDFACNIGGDKIKVTMLLPPGTDAHHYELKPEDIKKVSKADIFLFTNFEMEQWAYKIINAAEKNTNMLAVETGAGAVLLPFNEEDGVRGEHGNHISKFDPHLWLDLDNAQKMVDNIAATFIKKDSRNSDYYLRNARDYKLKLTALDQRYRTELNGCKTKIILHAGHWAFAYLAKRYNIKYVAAYNISADAEPSPQKTIALIEQVKSQKVPYIYYEDMISPRLARMIAAETGAGLLKLNNGHDLSKEDIKNGASFISLMETNLTSLKKGMRCP
- a CDS encoding cation-binding protein, whose amino-acid sequence is MKPIGPLMWEHRLIEKMLSSMMLHIDNIEKSKKVNPLIIDIAVDFVRTYADRTHHGKEEEILFRDLAKKDLTPELKKIMQELLDEHVWGRKTTAALVAAKVKYLEGDKDELPRIIDFARQLGNFYPKHIEKEDKHFFYPCQEYFDKDEQAKMLAEFWEFDRKMIHEKYNKIFDDYSSLSI
- a CDS encoding integration host factor subunit beta, with the protein product MNKSGLIETLSSKLNLTEKKAIDVVNLIFKGFTDELKKNGRIEIRGFGSFVVKKYGSYTGRNPKTGTKIQVEPKKLPFFKVGKELKVRVDKKK
- a CDS encoding ABC transporter ATP-binding protein — translated: MSMNVINVDNLTFCYNGLEAISNISFTVKKGDYLGIAGPNGSGKSTLIKNILGILKPQKGNINIFGQPLIFFHQWDRIGYLPQRISSLNNHFPSTVEEIVQLGMKKRNTIALKRTLGMMGIAHLADRLIGELSYGEQQRTILARALISQPDLLIFDEPTTALDPETREIFYSLTSEMNRTYDTTIILVTHDTGIIGKYARNLLYLDKKVIFYGTFEDFCTSPDMAGFFGSTSQHMICHQHDKAESNV
- a CDS encoding ABC transporter, with the translated sequence MGLGDILNYEFVQRAILAGMLIAAISSILGVFLVLRRFSLIGDGLAHITFGSVAIVILIGVSPAYITLAALPLVMLSSLAILKLTHSQRIHGDAAIGIVSSLGIATGIILAGLSGGYNLDLFSYLFGNILTVTQTELWLSFIVFLITVATVVIFYNDFLAITFDEELAQTMGIKTKRINVLLFLLTAVAAVLAMKVAGIMLVSAMLILPPLTALQLSMSFKKTIIAAACFSILSVICGIILAFLLNLPAGGTIVIFNICFLLLISGAKIIWHLPR